The Dysidea avara chromosome 11, odDysAvar1.4, whole genome shotgun sequence genome includes the window CATGCATATTTGTTTTCTTATCACACAGCTTATTTCAGGCGTTGTAAATATACCTACTACTATAATGGAGATCCTGTAGTAGAAGTGAGTTCATTTGAAAGCTTGAGTAACCCTAACCATTTCATACAATGGTATGATGATGATCATGTTGATTGTGCTGAAGGCCCTCATGGTGTAGACTGTGAGGTATGGATTAAGAATTTCATGGTATCAGAATTTTATACAATGATTTATTAGCCGAAAAGAAAAGTTCAACCATGCGACAAGTATTTCTATTGGGTAGTGAAATCTACTGATGCAGACTCAAGTAGCACATCTGTGGATGGTGATCAGTTatcatatatttatttattggcTCCAATTGGATACATCCCAGATGTTGGAGGAAATACATATTCTGATCATTACTTGTCATTCTTAAATAAAAAGGCAACAATTACTACAGATAAACTCTATGCTGATAAGTTTCTTATTCAGAAAGCACCTTGCAGTGTCATACCTGCAAAATGAATAcataagttacactgtacaaCTATTTGAGACATAATGTACTGTGTAATCTTATATGCATAACTTAAAAGTAAAATTACCTGAGCATCATCTATGGATCACAATAGGTGAGCAAGGCAGATTATACAAGAAATATTTACAGTAATTATAGGGCCACCCAGCACACTTTGTCCTCTTTGAAAAAGGCGTACTCTTTCAGATATACAAAGTTGAATCAGTAGCTATAAAGGGTGGGATACACTGTATGCACAAGTATACACACCAGAAGTGGTGGTAAATATTGTAATTCGCTTCTTTTTGTTGCAAAATAATTTTCTGTGTGTTTGAATAATaagaaaatttcttacacaaaaatttttgcaAAAGATAATTGAGCaatcattcatgtaaaaatactttgacacaaaattttgaaatgtttttgtaCGAAAATGAAAGTAAATTATGGTAGAAGACCATGTATATAGAATTATGAATACCGTGGAACTTGTCCTAGCCAGTCACTTTCTGGCCATTTTTTCAGGTAGTTGTGTCAGTGTAGAAATGTGTTAATGTCTTGCTATAGGGAAATTTTTAGATGGTCTTTAGTAATGTGGCATTTTTATACAGGTGACTGCTATGTACTATATAATGTGGCAGCTGATTTCATCAAATATGGATACTATTATGAGGTGGTCtcattaatgaggtcatgaagtataacttagctatgtttgggacctacttgccatggtcactataatgaggtggtcttattaatgaggtaatGTAGTAcaacttagctatgtttggggcctacttgacatggttactataatgaggtggtcttattgagtacaacttagctatgtttggggcCTACCTAACATGGTCACTatgaagaggtggtcttattaatgaggtcatggagtacaccttagctatgtttgggacctacttttTCTTGGCTgatgattattcacacttcacaAATAAgatcaggatactctaataaagcagccacttTACTAGTCAGGAAAGACtgatataccctaataaaacagccaactctagagcataatcttgattttgaaagcataattttgagcataataggctgggtATTTATATGATTTGTAGCAACCTTTTCACAATTATATGCTcactaaatttcaaggcaattaattttagtaattcaTCTGCATTATATAGCAACTTTTGCAAGAGAAAATAAATTATTGGCCTCCGTAAATTGATAGCAGGAATTTTGCATACATAAAAAGTGAAAACCTTACCAGTCGATATGAATGCATAATGTGGTGAACTGGCTTTTTTGGCTGTACAACACActgtcatgtgtcttgatagctGATACTGTATGATGCAAAGAAAGGCTTAACTTTTGTGGCTTGTTTTAGGAACCCATCTATTGAAACTTCACAGGCATGTGAATGCATAATTTCTGTTGAATAACTAAAGAACTCATTGTGTACTGCCTGTCTTGAGTCTGTTGGTAATTCGCTGAGCGTAAAGCAACTATTTTGCAAATGCAATGGTGGGAAATTTGTGTGTATCAAATAGTCTAAGCCAAGCAAATTCCTCCATACATTTGTAGCAgtaaaaaagaaacaaaactaGGTGACCAGAAATGGCTGAATTATCTTTATTCAAAAATTTCGAGTTGGCTTTGTGCCTGCAGAATAAAAATCTGATATATGTATGACCTTATATTACCCACACACACACGTCTACCATTGTAGAGTTACACTCTTTGGAAATCAAAACAAGAAACAGCTCCACATGGTGTTATGGacattcaggggcggatctagggggtttctgaggtttctggaaactggtcaagtgtattcaggtaatcaaaattatattttacagtgatttgcaatggtacaaaagtttaggtcgaaatactctaatagagcagtcaaccactctaatagaacagccacattttgtatttctcttaagaactgtaagtagctagctagctactttatttacctgtgccaacacagtaaaaaatagtccaaaatcttataacagagtgttaaaatctgaaaatcttcctgggggGATGCCCCAAGACTCCCAGAacaacatccatgtctgttgtatgcttcaaatatCAAATTTGCTCTGTCCATTAACTTCTTAGTCTGCACCTGATATTGtaccagaagcaagcacaattagGCAGCCTACACTAtacttaacataattatatttttaaactgtcaaTACTGCTACCAgattcaggggcgtagggaggggggttcccaGGTgatcaggaacccccctgtaaaatttagacttctgagtttacagcaagaccctaacacaccatttagtgtggcaggaccaAACGAGTGAGtaatagtgtatggcacagcTACGTATACAGCACAAccattgataaagcttgcatccatttctcagggaaggatttacagaggtaacacgAGCTTTCTTGAAAGCTTGtaaaaaaagattgatatactctaatagagcagtcaggtatactctaatagaacatgcatgtaaatatccactatgttaaggaacttcattagtggagtttttcagacattctgaCATTaaataaatgcaaaactgagcataaccttatactgctatagct containing:
- the LOC136238841 gene encoding uncharacterized protein; this translates as MESTKERKIINAALSNTYLEKIAEETVKMEVLLHRKTSAGCQQQHTALCPNTTQSGCPPLEIAQEGGPIPFTGIPRDAQPDSMGTYNISEGYNPVSTKGLLEAVKVNEKVVLSPDGQSVTAPDTYFRRCKYTYYYNGDPVVEVSSFESLSNPNHFIQWYDDDHVDCAEGPHGVDCEPKRKVQPCDKYFYWVVKSTDADSSSTSVDGDQLSYIYLLAPIGYIPDVGGNTYSDHYLSFLNKKATITTDKLYADKFLIQKAPCSVIPAK